A genomic window from Xylanibacillus composti includes:
- a CDS encoding glycoside hydrolase family 6 protein — MILSMRGISRKSLVYLVMLSMVVGSFLAAFAPKAQAAEPRVNNPFVGATAYINPDYAALIDTSIARTSDPNLASRMETVKSYPTAVWLDRIAAIHGGAANAGRKSLEDHLDLALAQKQSGVPITATIVIYDLPGRDCSALASNGELPLTQEGLQRYKTEYIDAITEVLAKPKFQDIRIVTVIEPDGLPNLVTNLNDPECAQANSSGIQVEAVRYALDELHAIPNVYIYMDIAHSGWLGWDNNLQGVVQLYTQVVQGTAAGLNSIDGFITNVSNYTPTSEPFLTNPNLNIGGQPVRSSNYYEWNPIFDEADFTAALYNRFVAAGFPNSIGFLIDTSRNGWGGPNRPTAVSTSSNLNTYVNESKIDGRQHRGLWCNVNGAGMGTPPTAAPSGYEGSHIHAFVWVKPPGESDGASRYIPNDEGKNADPNCDPTFTNGANAGIPTGAMDNAPLAGHWFHEQFEMLVRNAYPAVPPSNPGSIQVPAAPTGLTAAAGNGQVSLNWSASIGATSYTVKRATTAGGPYANIANVNGTSYTDTAVTNGTTYYYVVSASNSAGSSANSTQASATPSGVQVPQAPAAPTGLTAAAGNGQVALSWNASSGATSYAVKRAATSGGPYTTVANVAGTSYTDTAVTNGTTYYYVVSASNSAGSSANSTQASATPTGSVQQPSGLRVEYKTGDTNATDNQMKPHLRIVNESGSAVNLSELTIRYWYSKDGNVADQYNCDWAQIGCSNISASFGSASGEGADSYLELSFSAGAGQLAAGANTGDIQSRINKSNWSNYNEANDYSYNGTMTSYGSNERIALYRNGVLIWGSEPGGSQPGPAAPAAPTGLTAVAGNGQVALSWSASSGATSYAVKRAATSGGPYTTVANVAGTSYTDTNVTNGTTYYYVVSSSNSAGSSANSSQASAQPQDNSGNPARDVVSQWGQLKVSGTQLQNQHGQDVQLVGISSHGLQWFPQFVNKETIQWLRDDWHVNVFRAAMYTQEDGYIDNPSVKEKVKEAVEAAIDLGIYVIIDWHILYDGNPNTHKEEAKAFFQEMAALYGHYPNVIYEIANEPNGNVSWAGDVKPYAEEVIPVIRAIDPDGVVLVGSPTWSQDIHHAADDPLAFDNVMYTLHFYSGTHGQWLRDRIDYARNRGIGIFVSEWGTSQASGDGGPYLAEAQQWIDFLNARNISWVNWSLADKAEVSAALLPGAPISGWTDAQLSASGRWVRNAIRAANP, encoded by the coding sequence ATGATTTTGAGTATGAGAGGGATTAGCAGAAAGTCACTGGTGTACCTTGTCATGCTTTCCATGGTAGTGGGAAGTTTCTTGGCAGCCTTTGCTCCGAAAGCACAGGCGGCTGAGCCTCGTGTCAACAATCCGTTTGTAGGCGCGACGGCTTACATTAATCCAGACTATGCGGCACTGATCGACACGTCTATTGCCCGCACAAGCGACCCGAATTTGGCCTCGCGTATGGAAACGGTCAAGTCTTATCCGACAGCCGTCTGGCTGGACCGGATAGCCGCCATCCATGGCGGGGCAGCGAACGCCGGGCGGAAAAGCTTGGAGGATCACCTGGATCTGGCGCTGGCGCAGAAACAAAGCGGTGTGCCGATCACAGCGACAATTGTCATTTATGATTTGCCAGGGCGGGATTGTTCGGCCCTCGCGTCCAATGGCGAGCTGCCCCTGACGCAGGAAGGTCTGCAACGTTACAAGACCGAGTATATCGATGCCATTACCGAAGTGCTTGCCAAGCCGAAATTTCAAGATATTCGCATTGTAACAGTTATTGAACCGGACGGATTGCCGAATCTGGTTACCAACTTGAATGATCCGGAATGCGCGCAGGCCAATTCCAGCGGCATTCAGGTGGAGGCAGTGCGCTATGCGCTCGATGAGCTGCATGCGATCCCGAACGTATATATTTACATGGATATTGCCCATTCCGGCTGGCTCGGTTGGGACAATAACCTGCAAGGTGTCGTGCAGCTGTATACACAAGTTGTACAAGGCACGGCAGCTGGACTGAATAGCATTGACGGCTTTATTACCAATGTTTCTAACTACACACCCACATCCGAGCCGTTCTTGACAAACCCGAACTTGAATATTGGCGGGCAGCCGGTGCGCAGCTCGAATTACTACGAATGGAACCCGATTTTCGACGAGGCGGACTTCACTGCGGCATTGTATAACCGCTTCGTGGCTGCAGGCTTCCCGAACAGCATTGGCTTCCTGATTGATACGTCCCGCAACGGATGGGGCGGACCGAATCGTCCGACTGCTGTCTCGACTTCTTCGAACCTGAATACGTATGTGAATGAGAGCAAGATCGACGGCAGACAGCATCGCGGGCTATGGTGCAACGTGAACGGCGCAGGGATGGGCACTCCGCCTACTGCTGCTCCGTCCGGCTATGAGGGCTCCCATATTCATGCATTCGTATGGGTGAAGCCGCCGGGCGAATCCGATGGCGCAAGCAGATATATCCCGAATGACGAAGGTAAGAACGCCGATCCGAACTGTGATCCAACGTTTACCAACGGCGCGAACGCGGGTATCCCGACAGGCGCCATGGACAATGCGCCGCTCGCCGGTCATTGGTTCCACGAGCAGTTCGAGATGCTGGTAAGAAATGCGTATCCGGCTGTTCCTCCTTCCAACCCGGGTTCAATCCAAGTGCCGGCAGCTCCGACAGGCTTGACGGCTGCAGCGGGCAACGGGCAAGTAAGCCTGAACTGGAGTGCGTCGATCGGCGCGACAAGCTACACAGTAAAACGCGCAACGACCGCAGGAGGACCGTATGCGAATATTGCGAATGTCAACGGTACGAGCTACACGGATACGGCTGTAACGAACGGCACCACGTACTACTATGTGGTAAGCGCCTCCAATAGCGCCGGAAGCAGCGCGAACTCGACGCAAGCAAGCGCAACGCCAAGCGGCGTCCAAGTGCCGCAGGCTCCGGCAGCCCCGACAGGTTTGACGGCTGCGGCAGGCAACGGGCAGGTGGCTCTGAGCTGGAATGCGTCAAGCGGCGCAACCAGCTATGCGGTGAAGCGTGCGGCGACGAGCGGCGGTCCGTACACGACTGTGGCGAACGTTGCAGGAACAAGCTACACGGACACGGCTGTGACGAACGGCACGACGTACTACTATGTAGTGAGCGCTTCGAACAGCGCCGGAAGCAGCGCGAATTCGACGCAAGCGAGCGCGACGCCGACGGGCTCGGTGCAGCAGCCGAGCGGATTGCGCGTCGAGTACAAGACAGGGGATACGAATGCGACAGACAATCAGATGAAGCCGCATCTGCGCATTGTCAATGAGAGCGGCAGCGCGGTGAATCTGAGCGAGCTGACGATCCGCTACTGGTATTCGAAGGACGGCAATGTAGCCGACCAGTACAATTGCGACTGGGCGCAAATAGGCTGCTCGAACATTTCTGCAAGCTTCGGCAGCGCTTCGGGCGAAGGGGCGGACAGCTACTTGGAGCTGTCGTTCAGCGCAGGAGCGGGCCAGCTGGCGGCTGGAGCGAACACCGGCGACATCCAAAGCCGGATCAACAAGAGCAATTGGTCGAATTACAATGAAGCGAACGATTATTCCTATAACGGCACGATGACATCGTACGGCTCGAACGAGCGGATTGCGCTGTACAGGAATGGCGTATTGATATGGGGATCGGAGCCCGGCGGCAGTCAGCCGGGCCCCGCGGCCCCGGCCGCACCGACAGGGTTGACTGCTGTCGCAGGCAACGGGCAGGTCGCCCTGAGCTGGAGCGCATCAAGCGGCGCAACCAGCTATGCGGTGAAGCGTGCGGCGACGAGCGGCGGTCCGTACACGACCGTGGCGAATGTAGCGGGAACAAGCTACACCGATACGAACGTAACGAACGGCACGACGTATTATTACGTCGTGTCGTCTTCCAATAGCGCCGGAAGCAGCGCGAACTCTTCGCAGGCTAGCGCGCAGCCTCAAGACAACAGCGGAAATCCTGCAAGAGATGTAGTCTCGCAGTGGGGACAGCTGAAGGTGTCGGGCACGCAGCTGCAAAACCAGCACGGACAGGATGTCCAATTGGTAGGAATCAGCTCGCACGGCCTGCAATGGTTCCCGCAATTTGTAAACAAGGAAACCATTCAGTGGCTGCGTGACGACTGGCATGTCAACGTATTCCGCGCTGCCATGTACACGCAGGAAGACGGCTATATCGATAATCCATCGGTTAAGGAAAAAGTCAAGGAAGCAGTTGAGGCTGCAATCGATCTCGGCATTTACGTCATTATTGATTGGCACATTTTGTATGACGGCAACCCGAATACACACAAAGAGGAGGCGAAGGCCTTCTTCCAGGAGATGGCCGCCTTGTACGGTCACTATCCGAACGTCATCTACGAGATTGCCAATGAGCCGAACGGCAATGTCAGCTGGGCAGGCGACGTAAAACCGTATGCGGAGGAAGTCATTCCGGTCATTCGGGCCATTGATCCGGACGGCGTCGTCCTGGTCGGTTCGCCTACCTGGAGCCAGGACATTCATCATGCTGCTGATGATCCGTTAGCCTTCGACAATGTTATGTATACGCTGCATTTCTATTCGGGCACACATGGACAGTGGCTGCGCGACCGGATCGATTATGCGCGGAATAGAGGGATTGGCATCTTCGTCTCCGAATGGGGAACGAGCCAAGCTTCGGGAGATGGCGGTCCTTACTTGGCAGAAGCCCAGCAGTGGATCGATTTCCTGAATGCCCGCAATATCAGCTGGGTGAACTGGTCGCTTGCCGACAAAGCCGAGGTTTCGGCTGCGTTGTTGCCGGGTGCGCCCATCTCCGGATGGACCGATGCGCAGCTGTCTGCATCGGGAAGATGGGTTCGCAATGCGATCCGCGCTGCGAATCCGTGA
- the thiE gene encoding thiamine phosphate synthase — translation MRDFRLYAITGEEFHPGKELVTVMEEAILGGADIIQLRDKNSSKRELLRKARALRELTRKHQVTFIVNDHIDIALAVDADGIHLGQDDLPLQEARKLVGNKIIGISTHVIGEARRAEAEGADYIGVGPVFPTKSKADVVDPVTTAYVREAAAEIRIPFVAIGGIKLHNVDEVLAAGASRICAISEIVGSADIRGTCRKFLEKMNEYQGG, via the coding sequence ATGAGAGATTTTCGCTTGTACGCCATAACCGGGGAGGAGTTTCATCCCGGCAAGGAGCTGGTGACAGTGATGGAAGAAGCGATCCTGGGTGGCGCCGATATCATCCAACTGCGGGACAAGAACAGTTCGAAGCGCGAGCTGCTCCGCAAAGCCCGGGCATTGCGCGAGCTTACGCGCAAGCACCAGGTGACTTTTATTGTGAACGACCATATCGACATCGCTTTGGCCGTGGATGCGGACGGCATCCATCTTGGGCAAGACGATCTGCCGCTTCAGGAGGCCCGAAAGCTTGTCGGGAATAAGATAATCGGCATCTCCACGCATGTGATCGGGGAAGCGCGCCGTGCAGAGGCGGAAGGGGCGGATTATATCGGCGTAGGCCCGGTATTTCCGACAAAGAGCAAGGCAGACGTGGTGGACCCGGTGACCACCGCTTACGTGCGCGAGGCGGCGGCGGAAATACGCATTCCCTTCGTTGCCATCGGCGGCATCAAGCTGCACAACGTTGACGAAGTGCTCGCCGCCGGCGCCAGCCGCATATGCGCCATAAGCGAAATCGTCGGCAGCGCGGATATTCGCGGCACATGCCGGAAGTTTCTGGAGAAGATGAACGAATACCAGGGAGGCTGA
- the thiS gene encoding sulfur carrier protein ThiS — translation MECIINGERKTVAPGATLLDLIRQHGLEQRRIIAEVDGKLVDAPAWSDTLLQEGSRIELVHFVGGG, via the coding sequence TTGGAATGCATAATCAATGGGGAGAGGAAAACGGTCGCTCCGGGCGCAACACTGCTGGATCTGATTCGCCAGCACGGGTTGGAGCAAAGGCGGATCATTGCGGAGGTCGACGGAAAACTGGTTGATGCTCCTGCGTGGTCCGACACACTGCTGCAGGAAGGCAGTCGAATTGAGCTAGTACATTTTGTCGGGGGAGGGTAA